The following proteins come from a genomic window of Hymenobacter canadensis:
- a CDS encoding SDR family oxidoreductase: protein MAVSSSSSSAAASRWRLDGQLAIVTGASKGIGAAVAAELLGLGATVLAVARKMPDLEAQVADWRTQGLAAYAIAADVSTAAGRQQVLEAAARLGPALHILVNNVGTNIRKPTIEYSPTEYQHLLATNLESVFGLCQGAYPLLQAAGSASIVNVSSVAGLTHVRTGSIYGMTKAAMNQLGRNLAAEWAPAGIRVNTVAPWYIRTPLAETVLRNPEYLEQVVSRTPARRVGEPEEVAAAVAFLCLPAASYITGQTLSVDGGFSVNGF, encoded by the coding sequence ATGGCTGTTTCCTCATCTTCTTCATCTGCTGCTGCTTCCCGCTGGCGCCTCGATGGCCAACTGGCCATTGTCACGGGCGCCTCCAAAGGCATTGGGGCCGCCGTGGCGGCCGAACTGCTGGGCCTGGGTGCCACCGTGCTGGCCGTGGCCCGAAAAATGCCCGACCTGGAGGCACAAGTAGCCGACTGGCGTACCCAGGGCCTGGCGGCCTACGCCATAGCCGCCGACGTAAGCACCGCGGCCGGCCGACAGCAGGTGCTGGAGGCCGCGGCCCGGCTTGGCCCAGCCCTGCATATTCTGGTTAACAACGTGGGCACCAACATCCGCAAGCCTACCATCGAATACAGCCCCACCGAGTACCAGCACCTGCTGGCTACCAACCTCGAATCGGTGTTTGGGCTGTGCCAGGGCGCGTATCCGCTGCTGCAGGCGGCGGGCAGCGCCAGCATCGTCAATGTGTCGTCGGTGGCGGGGCTCACGCACGTGCGCACCGGCTCCATCTACGGCATGACCAAGGCGGCCATGAACCAGCTGGGCCGCAACCTGGCCGCCGAGTGGGCCCCGGCCGGCATCCGGGTGAATACGGTGGCGCCGTGGTACATCCGCACGCCGCTGGCCGAAACCGTGCTGCGCAACCCCGAGTACCTGGAGCAGGTGGTGAGCCGCACGCCGGCCCGGCGCGTGGGCGAGCCGGAGGAAGTGGCCGCCGCCGTGGCGTTTCTGTGTTTGCCCGCCGCCAGCTACATCACCGGCCAGACCCTAAGCGTAGACGGCGGCTTCAGCGTGAATGGTTTCTGA
- a CDS encoding ATP-grasp domain-containing protein: MLRQAQHDGLACYLLTCTYYMNIALVTCETLAQYAAPNVDDEDNLLTRHLRAQGHHVEPRIWSNPAVDWRSYDAVVLKSPWDYFDRVQEFYAWLDRLDTLGVRLLNPVATVRWNADKKYLLDMQQAGVRIVPTHWLTKGTPFDAESVFAALGTERLVVKPAVSGGAKNTFDLTLPEALRRAPELTELLRHEDFLAQPFQSEIQTEGEWSLIYLGGEFSHCVLKTPKAGDFRVQHYLGGGIEPQEAPAHLRATADQIVRDFAKGCLYARVDGVDANGELLLMELELIEPFLYLASDEQSLTRYEQALSRISAD, encoded by the coding sequence ATGCTTCGGCAAGCTCAGCATGACGGTCTGGCCTGTTACCTGCTCACCTGCACCTACTACATGAATATTGCCCTCGTAACCTGCGAAACCCTGGCACAATACGCCGCCCCCAACGTCGATGACGAAGACAACCTGCTCACGCGCCACCTGCGGGCGCAGGGTCACCACGTAGAGCCCCGCATCTGGAGTAACCCCGCCGTAGACTGGCGCAGCTACGACGCCGTGGTGCTCAAGTCGCCGTGGGACTACTTCGACCGGGTGCAGGAGTTCTACGCCTGGCTGGACCGGCTGGACACGCTGGGCGTGCGCCTGCTCAACCCCGTGGCCACCGTCCGCTGGAATGCCGACAAGAAATACCTGCTCGATATGCAGCAGGCCGGCGTGCGCATCGTGCCCACGCATTGGCTCACCAAAGGTACCCCTTTCGACGCCGAAAGCGTGTTTGCGGCCCTTGGCACCGAGCGGCTGGTGGTGAAGCCGGCCGTGAGCGGCGGCGCCAAAAACACCTTCGACCTCACGTTGCCGGAAGCCCTGCGCCGCGCGCCGGAGCTCACCGAGCTGCTGCGCCACGAGGACTTCCTGGCCCAGCCCTTCCAGTCCGAAATCCAGACCGAGGGCGAATGGTCGCTCATCTACCTGGGCGGCGAGTTCAGCCATTGTGTGCTGAAAACCCCCAAAGCCGGCGACTTCCGGGTGCAGCACTACCTCGGCGGCGGCATCGAGCCCCAAGAGGCGCCCGCCCACCTGCGCGCCACCGCCGACCAAATCGTGCGCGACTTCGCCAAAGGCTGCCTCTACGCCCGCGTGGACGGTGTAGACGCCAACGGCGAGCTGCTGCTCATGGAACTGGAACTCATCGAGCCATTCCTCTATCTGGCGTCCGATGAGCAAAGCCTCACCCGCTACGAGCAAGCCTTATCACGGATTTCGGCGGATTAG
- a CDS encoding amidohydrolase: MKRLLSLLALTLPLAASAQNAALDARIAKLAAQQEKQVIAWRRDLHEHPELGNQETRTAGIIAAELKRLGLEVQTGVARTGVVGILRGGKPGPVVALRADMDGLPVTESPTLPFASKARTQYNGQEVGVMHACGHDTHVAMLLGAANVLSEMKKDLSGTVKFIFQPAEEGSLPGVTGGAKLMVQEGVLDNPKVDAIFGVHINAQTKVGTLKYRPEGTMASSDVFTIKVKGKSAHGAYPWLAVDPVVTSAQIILGLQTIISRQTELTQDAAVLTVGMVHGGVRNNIIPEQVELTGTIRTLNKEMQQQIWAAVRRTATNIAESAGATAEVDIVNYAPVTFNEVRLTEQMLPTLRRVAGPEHVVLQKAVTGAEDFAYYQEKVPGFFLFVGGMPKGKDAATTAPHHTPGFFVDESGLTLGVRTLAALAADYLAMKK, encoded by the coding sequence ATGAAGCGCCTGCTTTCCTTACTTGCCCTCACGCTGCCGCTGGCCGCGTCCGCCCAAAACGCCGCCCTCGATGCCCGCATTGCCAAGCTGGCCGCGCAGCAGGAAAAGCAGGTGATTGCCTGGCGCCGCGACCTGCACGAGCACCCCGAGTTGGGCAACCAGGAAACCCGCACGGCCGGCATCATTGCGGCGGAACTGAAGCGGCTGGGCCTAGAAGTGCAGACCGGCGTGGCGCGCACCGGCGTGGTGGGCATCCTGCGTGGTGGTAAGCCCGGCCCCGTGGTGGCCCTGCGCGCCGACATGGACGGTCTGCCCGTGACGGAAAGCCCCACGCTGCCTTTCGCCTCCAAGGCCCGCACCCAGTACAACGGCCAGGAAGTGGGCGTGATGCACGCCTGCGGCCACGACACCCACGTGGCCATGCTGCTGGGCGCCGCCAACGTGCTGAGTGAGATGAAAAAAGACCTCAGCGGCACCGTGAAGTTCATCTTCCAGCCCGCCGAGGAAGGCTCCCTGCCCGGCGTGACGGGCGGCGCCAAGCTGATGGTGCAGGAAGGCGTGCTGGATAACCCCAAGGTCGACGCCATCTTCGGCGTGCACATCAACGCCCAGACCAAGGTGGGCACGCTCAAGTACCGGCCCGAGGGGACGATGGCCTCGTCGGACGTGTTTACCATCAAGGTGAAGGGCAAGTCGGCGCACGGCGCGTATCCGTGGCTGGCCGTGGACCCCGTGGTGACATCAGCGCAGATCATTCTGGGTCTGCAGACCATCATCAGCCGCCAGACCGAGCTGACCCAGGACGCGGCCGTGCTGACCGTGGGCATGGTGCACGGCGGGGTGCGCAACAACATCATCCCGGAGCAGGTGGAGCTGACCGGCACCATCCGCACCCTTAACAAGGAAATGCAGCAGCAGATCTGGGCCGCCGTGCGCCGGACGGCCACCAACATTGCCGAAAGCGCCGGCGCCACCGCCGAGGTCGACATCGTGAACTACGCTCCTGTGACGTTCAACGAAGTGCGCCTCACCGAGCAGATGCTGCCCACCCTGCGCCGCGTGGCCGGCCCCGAACACGTGGTACTGCAGAAGGCCGTCACCGGAGCCGAGGACTTCGCCTACTACCAGGAGAAAGTGCCCGGCTTCTTTCTGTTTGTGGGTGGCATGCCCAAAGGCAAGGACGCCGCTACCACCGCCCCGCACCACACGCCCGGCTTTTTCGTAGACGAAAGCGGCCTCACGCTGGGCGTCCGGACCCTGGCCGCGCTGGCCGCCGATTACCTGGCGATGAAAAAGTAA
- a CDS encoding phosphatase PAP2-related protein codes for MPASPAVSAPASPTLRWPEAWRAPSFRARLLLVLALLLGLLAALPRFFAYIQARPGVVLPDPLLAALPAHDVSGLIFGTIYLSVAASLWVLLPRPQLLLRALWAYLLLHVCRCLLLWLLPLEPPVGLLLLQDPLVDQLVYAAPAPITKDLFFSGHTATVVLLALAVGRGRLRTALLAAAAAVGTLVLVQHAHYTYDVLAAPLFAWGCYRVARCIADGALTAPHPIAPSPVERGN; via the coding sequence ATGCCCGCTTCTCCTGCCGTTTCTGCTCCTGCTTCTCCTACCCTGCGCTGGCCCGAAGCCTGGCGCGCCCCAAGTTTCCGGGCGCGGCTGCTGCTGGTGCTGGCGTTGCTGCTGGGGCTGCTGGCCGCGCTGCCGCGCTTTTTCGCATACATCCAGGCCCGCCCCGGCGTGGTCCTGCCCGACCCGCTGCTGGCCGCGCTGCCCGCCCACGACGTTTCGGGGCTGATATTCGGGACCATCTACCTGAGCGTGGCGGCGAGCCTGTGGGTGCTACTGCCACGGCCCCAACTGCTGCTGCGGGCACTATGGGCGTATCTGCTGCTGCATGTGTGCCGCTGCCTGCTGCTGTGGCTGCTGCCGCTGGAGCCACCCGTGGGCCTGTTGTTGCTTCAGGATCCGCTCGTGGACCAGCTGGTATACGCCGCGCCGGCGCCCATCACCAAAGACTTGTTCTTCTCAGGCCACACGGCCACCGTAGTGCTGCTGGCGCTGGCCGTGGGCCGGGGCCGGCTGCGCACCGCGTTGTTGGCGGCTGCGGCGGCGGTTGGCACGCTGGTGCTGGTGCAGCACGCCCACTACACCTACGACGTGCTGGCCGCGCCACTGTTTGCCTGGGGCTGCTACCGGGTGGCCAGATGCATTGCGGACGGCGCTTTGACCGCGCCTCACCCCATAGCCCCCTCTCCCGTAGAGAGGGGGAACTAG
- a CDS encoding SDR family NAD(P)-dependent oxidoreductase, translating to MPTALITGASRGIGRAFAAELARRGYNLLLVARSAAQLEEVAAELRQQFGVQAAILTQDLAAPHAVEAVAEWASSQTQELAVLVNNAGYGLWGRFEDLALEEQQNMLQLNMHVPVALTHRLLPALRQQPKAYILNVSSTAAYQAVPTLTLYAASKAFLLSFSRGLRYELRDSPVSVTCLSPGATTTDFADRAGMSAGLQETANKVSMTPAQVAHAGIAALLAGEAELIPGALNKISSKLTGLVPKSITEKIAAGIYEKHLK from the coding sequence ATGCCTACCGCTCTTATCACCGGCGCCTCCCGTGGCATTGGCCGCGCTTTCGCCGCCGAACTGGCCCGCCGCGGCTACAACCTGCTGCTGGTGGCCCGTTCGGCGGCGCAGCTGGAAGAAGTGGCTGCCGAGCTGCGGCAGCAATTTGGGGTGCAGGCCGCCATCCTAACCCAGGACCTGGCCGCGCCCCACGCCGTGGAAGCCGTGGCGGAGTGGGCCAGCAGCCAGACGCAGGAACTGGCGGTGCTGGTGAATAACGCCGGCTACGGCCTGTGGGGGCGGTTTGAGGACCTAGCCCTGGAAGAGCAGCAGAACATGCTGCAGCTGAACATGCACGTGCCGGTGGCCCTCACGCACCGTTTGCTGCCCGCCCTGCGCCAGCAGCCCAAAGCCTACATCCTGAATGTGTCGAGCACGGCCGCCTACCAGGCCGTGCCCACGCTCACGCTCTACGCGGCCAGCAAGGCGTTTCTGCTGAGCTTCTCCCGCGGCCTGCGCTACGAGCTGCGCGACTCTCCGGTGTCCGTGACCTGCCTCAGCCCCGGCGCCACCACCACCGACTTCGCCGACCGCGCTGGCATGAGCGCCGGCCTGCAGGAAACTGCCAACAAAGTCTCGATGACGCCCGCGCAGGTGGCACACGCCGGCATTGCGGCGCTGCTGGCCGGCGAGGCCGAGTTGATTCCGGGTGCGCTGAACAAGATTTCCTCGAAGCTTACCGGGCTGGTGCCAAAGTCAATAACCGAGAAGATTGCAGCCGGTATATACGAAAAGCACCTGAAGTAA
- a CDS encoding phytanoyl-CoA dioxygenase family protein has product MTSLKSYPRFTLQASLTTEQRDFFRQHGFLHFRGFIAPGEVQQILRATEAIQQQWLAEGVEKVNGVPIKYGHDVDGSRIVQRFAFASQHSPVLHDFLQDVRFQALFPLLEATNERVGENEKDGLVMNHYVNVPGSEFSRMGWHTDSLRDVFYGKRIGPMLNVGVHLDATPATNGGLRILPGTHHQSLASMIFRKKYFKDNDADPEELAIETEAGDLTVHDGRMWHRVAQSPLVGEVSRRRVLYVPVIAGKYSPKKADSPTPFYLRFLHLVK; this is encoded by the coding sequence ATGACTTCCTTGAAATCTTATCCGCGCTTTACGCTGCAAGCCAGCCTTACCACCGAGCAGCGCGACTTTTTTCGTCAACATGGCTTTCTGCATTTCCGGGGTTTCATTGCCCCCGGGGAGGTACAGCAGATTCTGCGCGCCACTGAAGCCATTCAGCAGCAATGGCTGGCCGAGGGCGTGGAAAAAGTAAACGGCGTCCCCATCAAATACGGCCACGACGTAGACGGCTCGCGCATTGTGCAGCGCTTCGCCTTTGCCTCGCAGCACAGCCCGGTACTACACGATTTCCTGCAGGATGTCCGCTTCCAGGCCTTGTTTCCGCTGCTGGAAGCCACCAATGAGCGGGTAGGCGAAAACGAGAAGGATGGTTTGGTGATGAACCACTACGTGAACGTGCCCGGCAGCGAGTTCAGCCGTATGGGCTGGCACACCGACTCGCTGCGCGACGTGTTTTACGGCAAGCGCATCGGGCCCATGCTGAACGTGGGCGTGCACCTGGATGCCACGCCGGCCACCAACGGCGGTCTGCGCATTTTGCCCGGCACGCACCACCAGTCGCTGGCCAGCATGATTTTCCGCAAGAAGTATTTCAAAGACAACGACGCCGACCCCGAGGAGCTGGCCATCGAAACCGAGGCCGGCGACCTGACCGTGCACGACGGCCGGATGTGGCACCGCGTGGCGCAGTCGCCGCTGGTGGGCGAGGTTTCGCGGCGGCGCGTGCTCTACGTGCCTGTCATTGCGGGCAAATACTCTCCCAAAAAAGCCGATAGCCCCACACCGTTCTATCTGCGGTTCCTGCACTTAGTGAAGTAG
- a CDS encoding WG repeat-containing protein, whose translation MPGFQLLPFSLRWPLWAMVGMLLAPEVAAQTAPATRLVPFRQGRRFGYADLSRRLVLPPTYDDAGPMVNEVAWVRRGALYGYIDGSGNLVTPVQYTAAGTFGPDGRATVVLAADTFAIGLDGQRLTEPAAPAPETDYLEQGDLVRRQGKVGFRFTSGSSTVVPAEYDEIRDLHHDGLLLVRQGTKWGVLNAKGRLTLPLEYDAIRATPANGFVLPVVEQAGRFGYLGPDGKLLTPIKYATAAPFAQEVARVTTATGQPGYLDSRGREFWDDK comes from the coding sequence ATGCCTGGTTTTCAGTTACTCCCGTTTTCGTTGCGCTGGCCGCTCTGGGCAATGGTGGGAATGCTGCTGGCCCCCGAAGTCGCCGCCCAAACCGCGCCGGCCACCCGGCTGGTACCGTTCCGGCAGGGCCGCCGCTTCGGCTACGCCGACCTCTCGCGCCGCCTGGTGCTGCCGCCCACCTACGACGATGCCGGCCCGATGGTGAATGAAGTGGCCTGGGTGCGCCGGGGTGCGCTCTACGGCTACATTGATGGCAGCGGCAACCTCGTGACGCCGGTGCAATACACCGCCGCCGGCACCTTCGGGCCCGACGGCCGCGCCACCGTGGTACTGGCCGCCGACACTTTCGCCATCGGCCTCGACGGCCAGCGCCTGACCGAGCCCGCCGCCCCCGCCCCCGAAACCGACTACCTGGAGCAGGGCGACCTGGTGCGCCGCCAGGGCAAGGTGGGCTTCCGGTTCACGAGCGGCTCCAGCACCGTGGTGCCGGCCGAATACGACGAAATTCGGGACCTGCACCACGACGGGCTGCTGCTGGTGCGCCAGGGCACCAAATGGGGCGTGCTCAATGCCAAAGGCCGCCTCACGCTGCCACTGGAATATGATGCCATCCGAGCCACGCCGGCCAACGGCTTCGTGCTGCCGGTGGTGGAGCAGGCCGGCCGCTTCGGCTACCTCGGCCCCGACGGCAAGCTCCTGACGCCCATCAAATACGCCACGGCCGCGCCCTTCGCGCAGGAGGTGGCCCGCGTAACCACCGCCACCGGCCAGCCCGGCTACCTCGACAGCCGCGGCCGGGAGTTCTGGGACGACAAGTAA
- a CDS encoding energy transducer TonB produces MLPLPILNVHLQPCSEDWQQMTPTAKGRHCASCQRTVVDFTDKTQADLEAARAASPDGRLCGRFRAEQLAPPPRLRPRLRRFLVALVLVCGLGLTSREAIGQFLTCAKPPTTEFQSIADATAEALGLEPVSISRTREYPMTGFITTEPMPVFPGGQDSLMAYMKRNLRYPDSTSDEGKVFISFVITKTGHIAQAKVLKGVDLMLNAEALRVVRQMPRWIQPPRQQPTEVSYTLPITFSRK; encoded by the coding sequence ATGCTACCGCTGCCTATCCTCAATGTGCATCTACAGCCCTGCTCCGAAGACTGGCAGCAGATGACGCCCACCGCCAAGGGCCGCCACTGCGCCAGCTGCCAGCGCACGGTCGTTGACTTCACCGATAAAACCCAAGCCGACCTCGAAGCCGCCCGCGCCGCCTCCCCCGACGGCCGCCTCTGCGGCCGGTTCCGGGCAGAGCAGTTGGCCCCACCGCCCCGCCTGCGCCCAAGGCTGAGGCGGTTTCTGGTGGCATTGGTGCTGGTGTGCGGGCTGGGATTGACGAGCCGGGAGGCTATAGGCCAATTTCTTACCTGCGCAAAACCTCCCACAACAGAGTTTCAGTCCATTGCTGATGCTACAGCAGAAGCATTAGGGTTGGAGCCTGTATCAATCTCTCGGACGCGGGAGTATCCTATGACTGGATTCATAACAACCGAACCCATGCCGGTTTTCCCAGGCGGACAGGATTCTCTGATGGCTTACATGAAAAGAAATCTACGCTACCCTGATTCCACCTCCGACGAAGGCAAGGTGTTCATTAGCTTCGTCATCACGAAAACCGGGCACATCGCACAAGCCAAAGTGTTGAAAGGCGTTGATCTCATGCTGAATGCTGAAGCGTTGCGGGTGGTGCGGCAAATGCCCCGCTGGATACAGCCGCCCCGGCAGCAACCGACAGAAGTGAGCTACACGCTACCCATCACCTTCAGCCGGAAATAG
- a CDS encoding energy transducer TonB — MPVLQGGIVALRCLLYQNNQLGQPESGYPTGIVFVGFIIDTTGLVRDARILRGLHPALNTEALRLANLLNGRFMPARNNNRPVAVSFTLPVHFPALAPAGRKQQKRCASSFTANTR, encoded by the coding sequence ATGCCTGTATTGCAAGGTGGCATTGTAGCCCTGCGTTGCCTCCTCTACCAAAACAACCAATTGGGCCAACCAGAGAGTGGTTACCCAACCGGGATAGTGTTCGTCGGATTCATTATAGATACTACGGGGCTGGTAAGAGATGCACGAATTCTGCGCGGCCTGCATCCGGCCCTAAATACCGAAGCGTTGCGGCTGGCGAACCTATTAAACGGACGCTTTATGCCCGCACGGAATAACAATCGGCCAGTTGCCGTTTCTTTTACTCTCCCAGTTCATTTCCCGGCACTAGCTCCTGCTGGCAGAAAGCAGCAGAAGCGTTGCGCCTCATCTTTTACTGCTAATACCCGTTGA
- a CDS encoding hydroxymethylglutaryl-CoA reductase gives MLLKLLYTRGSLHNTPEGVAFSIKNRLDTVRITRIDHVQLDGVKIGVEQIALDLGEGDVRPATTFNADSAGFTLPVGQAATFHLATEHLKEGLHTVQVQFAADPFGDLNVEVEDAIATQPDKRTRIPRSDQDDYSDDAIRARQQFAEEFSGQQFQHLKHYSFDAHDLQGNCEHFTGVAQIPVGLAGPLHVNGEHAQGEFLIPMATTEGTLVASYNRGIQLLNLCGGVKCTVIGDAMQRAPVFVFDDARGARDFGKWVEENMDKIRPEAESTSRIAKLQYIDTYLSNKFAFLRFNYSTGDAAGQNMVGRATFAACSWILEHYKGAPIRHFYLESNFATDKKASQINVMRTRGKRVVAEAVIKRDILQQRMRVTPEQLAYHGQVSNVGAFLSGANNNGAHSANGITALFIATGQDVANVSESSAGVLYSEVTAEGDLYISITIPSLIVATHGGGTGLATQNECLRMLSCVGRGTVNKFAEIVAGVVLAGELSLGSAISSSDWVSSHEQYGRNR, from the coding sequence ATGCTTCTCAAGCTGCTTTACACCCGCGGCAGCCTGCACAATACGCCCGAAGGCGTGGCCTTCAGCATCAAGAACCGCCTCGACACGGTGCGCATCACCCGCATCGACCATGTGCAGCTGGATGGCGTGAAGATTGGCGTGGAGCAGATTGCGCTGGACCTGGGCGAGGGCGACGTGCGGCCCGCTACTACCTTCAACGCCGATAGTGCCGGCTTTACGCTGCCCGTGGGCCAGGCTGCTACCTTCCACCTCGCCACCGAGCACCTGAAAGAAGGCCTGCATACCGTGCAGGTGCAGTTTGCCGCTGACCCCTTCGGCGACCTGAACGTGGAGGTGGAAGACGCCATTGCCACCCAACCCGACAAGCGCACCCGCATTCCGCGCTCCGACCAGGACGACTACTCCGACGACGCCATCCGGGCCCGGCAGCAGTTTGCCGAGGAATTTTCGGGGCAACAGTTCCAGCACCTCAAGCACTACTCCTTCGATGCCCACGACCTGCAGGGCAACTGTGAGCATTTCACGGGCGTGGCCCAGATTCCGGTGGGGCTGGCCGGCCCGCTGCACGTCAACGGCGAGCATGCCCAGGGCGAGTTCCTGATTCCGATGGCCACCACCGAGGGCACGCTGGTGGCCAGCTACAACCGCGGCATTCAGCTCCTGAACCTGTGCGGCGGCGTGAAGTGCACCGTCATCGGCGACGCCATGCAGCGGGCCCCGGTGTTCGTGTTCGACGACGCCCGCGGCGCCCGCGACTTCGGCAAGTGGGTGGAGGAAAACATGGACAAGATCCGGCCCGAGGCGGAAAGCACCTCCCGCATTGCCAAGCTGCAATACATCGACACCTACCTGAGCAACAAGTTTGCCTTCCTGCGCTTCAACTACAGCACCGGCGACGCCGCCGGCCAGAACATGGTGGGCCGCGCCACCTTCGCTGCCTGCTCCTGGATTCTGGAGCACTACAAAGGCGCGCCCATCCGCCACTTCTACCTCGAATCCAACTTCGCCACCGACAAAAAAGCCTCCCAGATCAACGTGATGCGCACCCGCGGCAAGCGCGTGGTGGCGGAGGCCGTTATCAAGCGCGACATTCTGCAGCAGCGCATGCGCGTGACGCCCGAGCAGCTGGCCTACCACGGGCAGGTCAGCAACGTGGGCGCCTTCCTGAGCGGGGCCAACAACAATGGCGCGCACTCGGCCAACGGCATCACGGCCCTGTTCATCGCCACCGGTCAGGATGTGGCCAACGTGTCGGAGTCGTCGGCCGGGGTGCTGTACTCCGAAGTCACGGCCGAGGGCGACCTGTACATCAGCATCACCATCCCGAGCCTGATTGTAGCCACCCACGGCGGCGGTACCGGCCTGGCCACCCAGAACGAGTGCCTGCGCATGCTGAGCTGCGTAGGCCGCGGCACCGTCAATAAGTTTGCCGAAATAGTGGCCGGCGTGGTGCTGGCCGGCGAGCTGAGCCTGGGCTCCGCCATCAGCAGCTCCGACTGGGTGAGCAGCCACGAGCAATACGGCCGCAACCGGTAA
- a CDS encoding homogentisate 1,2-dioxygenase: MAYYHRLGQIPRKRHTQFRQPDGTLYAEQLVGTLGFHGVSSLLYHQHPPTEIQKVGTPEPYSPKLLKDRPLEPSHLRTLGQVSTGGDYLQARQTLLGNADVTMSICNPTEKRMQYYYKNALADEVIFVHEGRGELWSQMGKVAFEPGDYIVIPRTIIHQLHFEDGPVRLLIIESFSPVETCRRYRNHFGQLLEHSPYCERDIRPPSELITDDVQESGEYLVKIKKEGQLHHLTYGHSPFDVVGWDGYFYPYATSIHDFEPITGRLHQPPPVHQHFEANNFVICSFVPRLFDYHPLSIPAPYNHSNVDSDEVLYYVAGNFMSRKGVDLASFTWHPSGIPHGPHPGTVEASLGKKETHELAVMVDTFRPLYLTEAALPYIDPRYPMSWQPGFVPDPPRAADMMD, from the coding sequence ATGGCTTACTACCACCGCCTCGGCCAGATTCCGCGCAAGCGCCACACCCAGTTCCGCCAGCCCGACGGCACGCTCTACGCCGAGCAGCTGGTGGGCACGCTGGGCTTCCACGGCGTTTCGTCGCTGCTCTACCACCAGCATCCGCCCACCGAAATCCAGAAGGTAGGCACGCCCGAGCCCTACAGCCCCAAGCTGCTGAAAGACCGGCCGCTGGAGCCCAGCCACCTGCGCACCCTCGGCCAGGTGAGCACCGGCGGCGACTACCTGCAGGCCCGTCAGACCCTGCTCGGCAATGCCGACGTGACCATGAGCATCTGCAACCCCACCGAAAAGCGGATGCAGTACTACTACAAAAACGCGCTGGCCGACGAGGTGATTTTCGTGCACGAAGGCCGCGGCGAGCTGTGGAGCCAGATGGGCAAGGTGGCCTTCGAGCCCGGCGACTACATCGTTATTCCGCGCACCATCATCCACCAGCTGCACTTCGAGGACGGGCCGGTGCGCCTGCTCATCATCGAGTCGTTCAGCCCCGTGGAAACCTGCCGCCGCTACCGCAACCACTTCGGGCAGCTGCTGGAACACTCGCCCTACTGCGAGCGGGACATCCGGCCGCCGAGCGAGCTGATTACCGACGACGTGCAGGAGTCGGGCGAGTACCTGGTCAAGATCAAGAAGGAAGGCCAGCTGCACCATCTCACCTACGGCCACTCGCCATTCGATGTGGTGGGCTGGGACGGCTATTTTTACCCCTACGCCACCAGCATCCACGATTTCGAGCCGATTACGGGCCGCCTGCACCAGCCACCGCCGGTGCACCAGCATTTCGAAGCCAACAACTTCGTCATCTGCTCCTTCGTGCCGCGCCTCTTCGATTATCACCCACTGAGCATTCCGGCGCCCTACAACCACTCCAATGTCGATTCCGACGAGGTGCTGTACTACGTGGCCGGCAACTTCATGTCGCGCAAGGGCGTGGATCTGGCCTCGTTTACGTGGCATCCCAGCGGCATTCCGCACGGGCCGCACCCCGGCACCGTGGAGGCCAGCCTCGGCAAAAAGGAAACCCACGAGCTGGCCGTAATGGTGGACACCTTCCGCCCGCTCTACCTCACCGAGGCCGCGCTGCCCTACATCGACCCGCGCTACCCCATGAGCTGGCAGCCCGGCTTCGTGCCCGACCCGCCGCGCGCCGCCGACATGATGGACTAA